One segment of Alnus glutinosa chromosome 2, dhAlnGlut1.1, whole genome shotgun sequence DNA contains the following:
- the LOC133860701 gene encoding putative disease resistance protein RGA1, translating to MAEAVLFNVAASVITSSASLAGQQIGLLWGFKDELKKLGNTVSTIQAVLLDAEEQQAHNHAVKDWLGKLKDAMYEANDLLDDYSTELLRRQMMTRDKKAKRVHIFFSKLNQLAYGFKMGHRIKAVRERLDEIAANRIKFSFIELRTMAQFEHRKREDTHSFVRGKEVIGREDDMKAVKELLLDSDVQENVSIIPIIGIGGLGKTTLAQYVHNDEEVKKHFELRLWVCVSDPFDVKTIVAKLIESATKKRPESLEMDLLQSQLRAKIDGKRYLLVLDDVWNENRGTWLDLEKLLSGGLKGSKVLITTRSKRVAEITCTLPSYLLGGLSESNSWDLFKRMAFKDGEEPKNPKLVEIGREIIKKCAQVPLAIRSIGSLLFFKNSEPDWLYFKDNKLYKITQQDNSVFPILKLSYDHLPSQLKQCFAFCSLFPKDHEIEVDVLIQLWTAHGFIHWSDKTKCLEDVGREYFMDLLWRSFFQDIQRDEYGDIERCKMHDLIHDLAQLVAGDECIISNPDAKNIVERTRHVAFYSLNLLRDTPTPLLKAHKMRTLFLPIPGPFFFGQVLQGNKSAYDTLISSFKCLRALNLSSSNIKKVPNSIGKLKHLRFLDLSRNPNIKLLPNSITKLQNLQTLRLEHCVWLEELPEDITNLINLRHLVLYGCDNLTYMPHGLEKLTALQTLTQYTLGKKGSCVPKRKGGLADLESLDELRGELHIIGLKHLRSSPLEAKAAILERKQYLLTLRLEFDDQDSDRAIENDEQLLQNLQPHLNLKELNIEGYAGVRLPGWVSSLSNLVSISISNCKWCQHIPPLDRFPFLKSLWLDNLRALEYISNDANDVSSSSLETLHILWCYELRISLSSLFQHHTSLKDLRIVDCRELISNEDEEGTQWVGPTTLRLLSIEDVPNLVSLPRELRHVTTLQELEIRNCPALKSLPEWIGDLTSLQKLQIGNCPNLISLPEGMRRLTSLCVLRIVECPRLEKRCERGTGEDWPKIAHVSDFWSY from the exons ATGGCTGAGGCAGTTCTCTTCAACGTTGCAGCGAGTGTCATTACGAGTTCGGCCTCTCTTGCTGGCCAACAGATTGGACTACTCTGGGGCTTCAAAGATGAGCTTAAAAAGCTCGGGAACACGGTTTCCACCATCCAAGCTGTGCTTTTGGATGCGGAGGAGCAGCAGGCCCACAACCATGCGGTCAAAGATTGGCTTGGGAAGCTCAAGGATGCCATGTACGAAGCCAACGACTTGCTGGATGATTACTCCACCGAACTTCTACGGCGACAAATGATGACACGGGATAAGAAGGCAAAACGG GTACACATCTTTTTTTCCAAATTGAACCAGCTTGCATATGGCTTTAAAATGGGTCATCGGATCAAGGCAGTTCGGGAGAGACTGGATGAAATCGCAGCTAATAGAATCAAATTTAGCTTCATTGAGCTCCGTACAATGGCACAATTTGAGCATAGGAAGAGAGAAGATACACACTCTTTTGTACGTGGGAAAGAAGTCATTGGGAGAGAGGATGATATGAAGGCTGTTAAAGAGTTGTTATTGGATTCTGATGTGCAAGAGAACGTTTCCATCATTCCAATAATTGGGATTGGTGGACTAGGCAAGACCACACTTGCTCAATATGTGCACAATGACGAGGAAGTCAAAAAACATTTTGAGCTAAGACTCTGGGTATGTGTCTCTGATCCTTTTGATGTGAAAACTATCGTTGCAAAGCTCATAGAATCTGCAACTAAGAAGAGACCAGAAAGCCTTGAGATGGATTTGTTGCAAAGTCAGCTTCGAGCAAAAATTGATGGAAAGCGATATTTACTCGTTCTAGACGATGTATGGAATGAGAATCGTGGTACATGGTTGGACTTGGAAAAATTGTTATCGGGTGGCCTCAAAGGAAGCAAAGTTTTGATTACAACACGTAGCAAAAGAGTTGCAGAGATTACATGCACATTGCCATCATATCTTTTGGGAGGTCTATCCGAAAGCAATTCTTGGGATTTATTTAAGAGAATGGCATTCAAAGACGGGGAAGAGCCAAAGAATCCAAAGTTAGTAGAAATCGGAAGGGAGATTATTAAAAAGTGTGCACAAGTTCCTCTTGCTATAAGGAGCATAGGGAGTCTATTATTCTTTAAAAACTCTGAACCTGATTGGCTCTACTTTAAAGATAATAAACTTTACAAAATAACTCAACAAGACAATAGTGTTTTCCCAATACTTAAGTTGAGTTATGATCATCTTCCGTCACAATTGAAGCAATGTTTTGCTTTTTGTTCGTTGTTTCCAAAAGATCATGAAATTGAAGTGGATGTGTTGATTCAGCTATGGACAGCTCACGGCTTTATTCATTGGTCAGATAAAACTAAATGTCTTGAAGATGTTGGTCGTGAGTATTTTATGGATTTGCTTTGGAGGTCTTTTTTCCAAGACATACAAAGAGATGAATATGGTGATATAGAAAGATGCAAAATGCACGACCTTATTCATGATCTTGCACAATTAGTAGCGGGGGATGAGTGCATAATTTCAAATCCAGATGCAAAAAACATAGTTGAAAGAACTCGCCACGTGGCATTTTATTCCTTAAATTTATTAAGGGATACTCCAACTCCCTTACTCAAGGCACACAAAATGAGAACGCTTTTTCTACCAATTCCAGGTCCTTTCTTCTTTGGCCAAGTACTTCAGGGGAATAAGTCAGCATATGATACACTTATTTCAAGCTTTAAATGCTTGCGTGCCTTAAATTTGAGTAgctcaaatattaaaaaagtgcCGAATTCCATTGGCAAGTTAAAGCATCTAAGATTTCTTGATCTTTCTAGGAACCCTAATATCAAACTACTTCCTAATTCTATAACTAAGTTGCAAAATTTGCAAACACTGAGACTTGAGCATTGTGTTTGGCTTGAAGAATTGCCAGAAGACATTACAAACTTGATCAACCTTAGGCATCTTGTGCTTTATGGGTGTGACAACTTGACGTATATGCCGCATGGATTGGAAAAGTTGACCGCTCTCCAAACACTGACGCAATACACTTTGGGGAAGAAGGGAAGTTGTGTTCCAAAGCGAAAGGGTGGGCTAGCCGATCTGGAAAGTTTAGATGAGTTGAGAGGAGAATTACATATCATTGGTTTAAAGCACTTGAGATCTTCTCCATTAGAAGCCAAGGCTGCAATCTTGGAGAGGAAGCAATACCTTTTAACGTTGAGATTAGAGTTTGATGATCAGGATAGTGATCGGGCAATTGAAAACGATGAGCAGCTGTTGCAAAACCTTCAGCCACAcctaaatttgaaagaattaaaTATAGAAGGGTATGCAGGCGTGAGGTTACCGGGATGGGTGTCCTCGCTCTCGAATTTGGTTTCAATTAGCATAAGCAATTGTAAATGGTGCCAACATATCCCACCATTGGACCGATTCCCTTTTCTCAAGAGTCTTTGGCTTGACAACTTGCGTGCACTGGAGTACATAAGCAATGATGCCAATGACGTGTCCTCTTCATCTCTTGAGACTCTGCATATTTTGTGGTGTTATGAACTGCGAATATCTCTGTCTTCACTCTTTCAACATCACACCTCTCTTAAAGATCTGAGGATTGTTGACTGTAGGGAACTTATCAGTAATGAGGATGAAGAGGGCACACAATGGGTTGGACCTACAACACTTCGTCTTCTATCTATAGAAGATGTTCCAAACTTGGTGTCTCTCCCAAGGGAGCTTAGACATGTTACCACTTTGCAAGAGCTTGAGATAAGGAACTGCCCTGCACTGAAGTCTTTACCGGAGTGGATAGGTGACCTCACTTCACTTCAGAAGCTTCAGATTGGGAATTGTCCCAATTTAATATCACTGCCTGAAGGTATGCGCCGCCTCACCtctttatgtgttttgagaaTTGTGGAGTGTCCTCGCTTGGAGAAAAGATGTGAACGAGGAACAGGAGAGGATTGGCCAAAGATTGCTCACGTCTCTGACTTTTGGAGTTACTAG